In one window of Pedosphaera parvula Ellin514 DNA:
- a CDS encoding small basic protein, with protein sequence MSQHRSLRAVATMGGKRNVLKRFERVGLLKKRGQWKEGDRITGLRKTKPEA encoded by the coding sequence ATGTCACAGCATCGTAGTTTGCGCGCAGTGGCCACCATGGGTGGTAAACGGAACGTACTCAAGCGCTTTGAGCGCGTTGGTTTATTAAAGAAGCGTGGTCAATGGAAAGAGGGCGATCGTATCACCGGTCTTCGCAAGACCAAGCCTGAAGCCTAA